In Toxoplasma gondii ME49 chromosome X, whole genome shotgun sequence, a single genomic region encodes these proteins:
- a CDS encoding transcription factor s-ii (tfiis), central domain-containing protein (encoded by transcript TGME49_224660), with amino-acid sequence MVDPELMDNAESGAVDVEDLSAPSLDPPPSPSSPPSPRELARLEPSESPQTPPVCLFQLAGETFYLHDWVRLKSSGERDWVAQIVAYFPGSDSEKSGGVEDADGGSGGRILCRWGWDPRDLRREACPALPLQSYSRFEVIPAINFCDENPIQSIKAKVRVEKYEKWKRRAAFPPLVRCTADDEEDVDKDKSGQSGNAAQRDSDPGQTCMPSVLFYRHSHEIETGFHPSLVADVFRFKRISRSATARGGSLSADLAVAGSPSSGTKSEHGGDEIAQAIDLGSEGEGPAAKGGFSDARSGDFAAPTYRRYPSLRNPDVRHFFCCNCRSTFAPPDDVAPPVWPDPEEVSQAEGGRYLLDAGISASYHPAVLPPEGPGSAAGPHSAGEATGPSRQREEAKATPQPPQLKLLLLEEFRNSTGDRPLSVLSPVQLPFVWMRTPAEGDFIILCWKCTGKRRKRREESAGRKPAAAATSASRDSGVVNRRKRRAETEDEAGEGPPAGHSLRRRAGQRGEKPARENEASHALSQQTTAQKIAGDSMAFEETGQPKDRSEVSYGETGEKSQGEGSGSENTARSGPRQEDAEPSRKRRKAASGVARVAAAMAAAEASSDADMDEDSDADFVAHSEEDSGGRCSAAAAEPRAKLKRSSRVAGDAEPPEAASPSRKARKESAPANGTSSSSGPAARRKSSGTSAAAPLGSRRSSAGGGLLSGPGSGATRPGGPSDWQAGNQARVDRLTEAFRLGIRELEEEAKQSLPGEAGADALAATKASGVFGTKGAEGAAASAKAEGGEVAERLMTSPGSDSGAGRGSGGSGPEGEGGTEPSKTLPDLLFATAEACAKAVNAAFVSQHKTLDSRRQKQRFFELLSNLKRENNQELRKKVLTGQISVRRLVTLESAELAPSFVRKEREEERERHFRQAVLLHEAPAAALARLRKTHKGIEPVIEDPDLLQTSPPARGIAPPIITVEKTAAAAKEKRIRVRAETDLRGSSSPSQSSGSSSSDSDDSASASDSDGSESEETSGSEDGETSAESGSESESSCELRREKLGGGANGESGHLAQARREAASGKESGGTGSGVQEQLASLKRLFSQATSGDFGADSCRTPAVGGERASEGGILKRGDGDAGERGEEGTENDGVQKNRQQRERRVAFSEETHTADGPTGKGIVSKSKKRRHTLARFSSSASRSCATLPRLPELLPNPPEEDGTERAGNGRENGRKGEAAAARAHRQSSVLGVPLDCSSLSPDACKDRVRHLLERVPLVGMQPPPSRPGNEDGEGLQTARTTPLLDYKAVVASMFRYLNVAFDRVTLDLQRR; translated from the coding sequence ATGGTAGACCCAGAACTCATGGATAATGCAGAATCTGGGGCGGTCGACGTAGAAGACCTCAGTGCACCTTCTTTGGATCCCCCaccgtctccgtcgtcgccgccttccccGCGGGAGCTGGCTCGTCTCGAGCCGAGTGAGAGCCCTCAGACGCCTCCAGTTTGTCTGTTTCAACTGGCAGGCGAGACCTTCTATTTGCATGACTGGGTTCGCTTGAAGAGCTCCGGCGAACGCGACTGGGTTGCCCAGATTGTCGCCTACTTTCCCGGCTCCGATTCGGAGAAGTCTGGTGGCGTCGAGGATGCCGACGGCGGTTCCGGTGGTCGCATCCTTTGTCGATGGGGCTGGGATCCGCGCGACCTCAGGCGGGAGGCGTGCCCGGCGTTGCCTCTTCAGTCATACAGCCGCTTCGAGGTGATCCCAGCCATAAATTTTTGTGACGAAAACCCGATTCAGAGCATCAAGGCGAAGGTCCGAGTCGAAAAGTATGAAAAGTGGAAGCGCCGAGCCGCTTTTCCGCCGCTAGTCAGGTGTACAGctgacgacgaggaagatgtAGATAAGGACAAGTCTGGACAGTCTGGCAACGCGGCTCAGCGGGACTCCGACCCCGGACAGACCTGCATGCCTTCCGTCCTGTTCTATCGCCATAGCCACGAAATCGAGACGGGTTTCCATCCTTCTCTCGTGGCGGATGTCTTCCGCTTTAAACGCATCAGTCGGTCTGCGACCGCCCGCGGCGGCTCGCTGTCTGCGGATCTGGCTGTAGCAGGGTCGCCGTCAAGCGGCACTAAAAGCGAGCACGGTGGTGACGAGATCGCTCAGGCCATTGATCTTGGCTCCGAGGGAGAAGGGCCTGCGGCCAAGGGTGGATTCTCGGATGCACGCTCCGGAGACTTCGCAGCGCCGACGTATCGTAGGTATCCGTCTCTGCGAAACCCGGATGTTCGCCACTTCTTCTGTTGCAACTGCCGGAGCACCTTTGCCCCGCCAGACGACGTCGCCCCGCCTGTTTGGCCCGATCCGGAGGAAGTTTCTCAGGCGGAAGGTGGAAGATACTTACTGGACGCTGGGATTTCTGCTTCGTACCATCCTGCGGTGCTTcccccagaaggccctggcAGTGCAGCAGGGCCCCATAGCGCTGGCGAGGCGACTGGCCCGagtcgacagcgagaggaagcgaaggcgacgccgcAACCTCCTCAACTAAAACTCCTGTTGCTCGAAGAGTTCCGCAATTCCACAGGGGACCGGCCGCTCTCCGTCCTCAGTCCGGTCCAGCTCCCCTTCGTGTGGATGCGGACCCCTGCCGAAGGAGACTTCATCATTTTGTGCTGGAAGTGCACAGGGAAGCGGCGCAAAAGGCGCGAAGAGAGTGCGGGGAGAAAGccggcagctgcagcgacCTCGGCTTCTCGAGACTCAGGTGTGGTGAACCGCCGGAAGCGCCGTGCCGAAACCGAGGACGAGGCTGGCGAGGGCCCCCCGGCCGGTCACAGTCTCAGGCGGCGCGCAGgccagagaggcgaaaaaccggcacgagagaacgaggcTTCGCACGCGTTGTCGCAGCAAACGACGGCGCAGAAAATCGCTGGAGACTCGATGGCTTTTGAAGAGACTGGACAACCGAAGGACCGATCGGAGGTTTCGTacggcgagacaggcgagaagagccaAGGCGAGGGCAGTGGAAGTGAAAACACAGCGCGATCTGGTccgagacaagaagacgcagaaccaagccggaaaaggcgaaaggcAGCGAGTGGAGTCGCCCGTGTGGCCGCCGCCATGGCTGCTGCGGAAGCATCAAGCGACGCGGACATGGACGAGGATTCCGACGCCGATTTCGTCGCACACAGTGAAGAGGATAGCGGCGGGCGCTGTagtgcagctgcagcagagcCACGAGCAAAGCTGAAGCGTTCGTCCCGCGTAGCTGGAGATGCGGAACCGCCTGAAGCTGCATCTCCCTcgcgaaaggcgaggaaggagagcgcACCAGCAAATGGAACTTCGAGTTCTAGCGGGCCGGCAGCTCGCAGGAAGTCTTCAGGGACCTCGGCAGCCGCGCCGCTCGGGTCGCGCCGCTCTTCAGCCGGGGGGGGGCTTCTGAGTGGGCCGGGATCTGGGGCTACTCGCCCCGGAGGGCCTAGCGATTGGCAGGCAGGGAATCAAGCTCGCGTTGATCGACTGACAGAGGCGTTCCGCTTGGGGATTCGAGagctggaggaagaagcgaagcagagtCTCCCCGGTGAGGCTGGCGCAGACGCCCTTGCTGCCACGAAGGCATCCGGAGTTTTTGGAACCaagggagcagaaggagcTGCCGCTtcggcgaaggcggagggCGGCGAGGTTGCGGAGAGGTTGATGACTTCACCCGGGAGTGACTCTGGGGCTGGGCGGGGTTCTGGGGGAAGCGGGCCGGAGGGCGAAGGCGGCACAGAACCGTCGAAGACCCTTCCAGATTTGCTGTTCGCGACGGCCGAAGCATGCGCGAAGGCTGTGAATGCGGCGTTCGTTTCCCAGCATAAAACTCTGGattcgcggagacagaagcagcgtTTTTTCGAGCTCCTGTCGAATCTAAAACGCGAGAACAACCAAGAGTTGCGGAAGAAGGTCTTGACGGGGCAGATCTCTGTTCGCCGCCTCGTGACGCTGGAGTCTGCTGAGCTAGCGCCGTCGTTCGTGCggaaggaacgagaagaagagcgagagcgacatTTCAGGCAGGCTGTCCTTCTGCATGAAGCGCCGGCGGCCGCGTTAGCTCGGCTGCGAAAGACACACAAAGGAATCGAGCCGGTCATCGAGGACCCCGACCTTTTACAGACGTCGCCGCCTGCACGCGGGATTGCGCCTCCCATCATCACAGTCGAGAAgactgcagctgctgccaaGGAGAAACGTATACGGGTGCGAGCGGAAACCGACCTCCGAGGCAGCAGTTCACCCAGCCAGAGCAGCGGCTCCAGTTCGAGCGACTCTGACGATTCGGCTTCGGCCTCTGACAGCGACGGGAgtgaaagcgaggagacttCGGGCAGCGAGGATGGAGAGACTAGCGCAGAGAGCGGCAGCGAGAGTGAGTCTTCGTGTGAGTtgcggcgagagaaacttGGGGGCGGGGCAAATGGCGAGTCTGGTCACCTCGCGCAAGCCAGGCGCGAGGCTGCCAGTGGGAAGGAAAGCGGTGGAACCGGGAGCGGAGTTCAGGAGCAGCTCGCTTCGTTGAAGAGACTGTTCTCGCAGGCAACCTCCGGGGATTTCGGCGCTGACTCCTGTCGGACCCCTGCGGTGGGAGGCGAGCGTGCATCAGAAGGTGGGATTCTGAAGcgcggcgacggagacgcgggagagagaggcgaagaaggaacagagaacgaCGGCGTGCAGAAAAATCGGCagcagcgcgagagacgTGTCGCGTTCTcagaagagacgcacacGGCGGATGGCCCCACGGGGAAAGGCATCGTCAGcaaaagcaagaagagacgccaCACGTTGGCTCGTTTCAGTTCGTCTGCAAGCAGATCCTGCGCGACGCTTCCGCGGCTCCCTGAGCTCTTGCCAAATCCTCCGGAGGAAGATGgtacagagagagcagggaacggaagagagaatgGGAGAAAgggcgaggcggcggcggcccGAGCACATCGGCAAAGCAGCGTTCTCGGTGTCCCTCTCGACTGCAGCTCCCTGAGTCCCGATGCGTGCAAAGATCGTGTCCGGCATCTCCTTGAGCGGGTTCCCCTTGTAGGCATGCAGCCACCTCCCTCCCGTCCAGGGAacgaagacggggaagggCTTCAGACCGCCAGGACGACGCCGCTCCTCGACTACAAAGCTGTCGTGGCGTCGATGTTCCGTTACCTGAACGTTGCCTTTGATCGTGTGACGCTTGATCTTCAGAGGCGATAG
- a CDS encoding mRNA capping enzyme, beta chain protein (encoded by transcript TGME49_224650), whose protein sequence is MESAGSPAARSTGSRRPAFQAPCPSGVPPPQIFLPAGSICARNDPNGDGASSSPHQSSSGTSSVAASSSVSSSSPSSSSCHSSLSSSNSPSASSHSSPQSSLSPTSPNATFTLAPSASLPSGSSPFAKMVQPDSAPNTNASPLSPLHSPGPRHLDSHMRTSVETGAHPLPTKASSTSLAAVSAFSSGPQSTQGDADSFGVDPDNAETFGVSGTQPKSEHVPQARASTGEGRAKSVADSSACSASEDAGNDRGSCAARRNKRAPENPPASAPAAKSFISENGSRLSSGGELLGQGPGSGSGSPDIDADLTIASERLDGGRTRLCDSLAAELAQQLEMVVEDTPGLLATVSQNGKHSRDSLPLELEIEGRLGVLVDLDTGSRLRLPLSSLTLLSSSFCAGAAGPGGGPPASAGLRFEAGVNQNQFASLHEFITATVVGQPTSGPIPSGGVHTPGGPGVPGHLVDGQKRGCDQRLPSPLGGAVPFVSGATEAEEEGDLFSDWESLIDESSDNEDEYNETKPSRALKTRRRKGRRGQPEWCPHSVAAEPHETASWKPLPVETTEEEYHNLSCLTDTAIRVSYPHPKPTTGNLLPTAAVWKSNQMTWNLYAGQDSEQEWADDARAAGTDDGVAWGEGEHRRCRVDCRLAINLEHHASLRDVARDLERKAKIGSRHMGQTQQGPIMRRIKKRQSFVHPCGVRIDLTEVCIDMGGGGRGSGGKGRQRVSYEVETELNATLVLQAIQYKQATGDNLPLLSLCVSFLTVLEDLSVHLNAVLMASSSTSGILPHSAASGFSGAAVLADGLDSSEPRFADLSRCFPPSPSVALFKRYLSPCLPLVGDYGFRAVAPALARKGEEELEDYLSKINVDEQSLYTNDTVTIVGPWVPCLNEEGRLEFAVPVARPNVSVDDHSDKMASLVVSGSFA, encoded by the exons ATGGAGAGCGCGGGATCGCCAGCTGCAAGGTCCACCGGATCTCGACGACCTGCCTTTCAAGCTCCGTGTCCTTCCGGCGTCCCCCCGCCGCAAATATTTTTACCTGCGGGAAGCATCTGCGCAAGAAACGACCCAAATGGGGATGGCGCGAGTTCTTCACCACATCAGTCGTCTTCCGGCACCAGCTCAGTGGCTGCGAGTTCCTcagtctcttcgtcttcgccctCCTCGTCAAGCTGtcactcttctctgtcttcttccaactctccctctgcctcgtctcaCTCGTCTCCCCAGTCGAGTTTGTCGCCGACTTCTCCGAATGCAACCTTCACTCTGGCGCCCTCCGCTTCGCTCCCAAGCGGGTCGTCTCCCTTCGCAAAAATGGTTCAACCAGACTCCGCCCCCAACACGAATGCGAGCCCCTTGAGTCCACTTCATTCGCCTGGGCCTCGGCACTTGGACAGCCACATGCGCACCTCTGTCGAAACTGGGGCGCACCCGTTGCCGACGAAGGCTTCTTCGACTTCACTCGCTGCCGTTTCCGCGTTCTCGTCGGGACCGCAGTCAACCCAGGGGGACGCGGACAGCTTTGGTGTAGATCCAGACAATGCCGAGACTTTCGGGGTCTCCGGCACCCAGCCAAAAAGCGAACACGTGCCGCAGGCGCGCGCCTCCACCGGCGAAGGGAGGGCAAAATCTGTGGCGGacagcagcgcatgcagcgcttcAGAAGACGCCGGGAACGACCGAGGTAGCTGTGCCGCGAGGCGGAACAAGAGAGCGCCAGAGAACCCTCCAGCTTCAGCGCCGGCCGCTAAATCTTTTATCTCAGAAAATGGGTCACGGCTGTCCTCGGGAGGGGAACTTTTGGGTCAGGGTCCTGGTTCCGGCTCTGGGTCTCCCGACATCGATGCAGATCTCACAATCGCTTCAGAGCGTCTGGATGGAGGCCGAACGCGCCTGTGCGACTCACTGGCCGCCGAGCTCGCGCAACAGTTGGAAATGGTTGTTGAAGACACACCGGGACTTTTGGCAACTGTGAGTCAAAACGGCAAGCACAGCAGGGACAGTCTGCCCCTTGAACTTGAAATTGAAGGGCGTCTAGGTGTTCTCGTCGACCTTGATACAGGTTCCCGCCTTCGCCTGCCGTTGTCGTCTCTCACACTCCTCAGTTCGAGCTTTTGCGCTGGAGCCGCCGGACCCGGTGGGGGTCCCCCTGCCTCTGCGGGTCTCCGCTTTGAGGCCGGTGTAAATCAGAATCAATTCGCGTCTCTTCATGAGTTCATTACGGCGACGGTTGTTGGACAACCCACTTCGGGACCGATTCCGTCgggaggtgtacatacaccaggAGGACCTGGTGTCCCAGGACACCTCGTCGACGGCCAGAAACGGGGGTGCGATCAGCGACTGCCTTCGCCCTTGGGAGGTGCAGTGCCGTTCGTGAGTGGAGCGACCgaggctgaagaagaaggagatctGTTTAGCGACTGGGAGTCACTGATTGATGAATCAAGTGACAATGAGGACGAATACAACGAAACCAAGCCATCGCGTGCCCTCAAGACGCGGCGCAGGAAAGGGCGCCGTGGGCAGCCTGAATGGTGTCCCCACTCTGTCGCAGCGGAGCCACATGAGACAGCTTCGTGGAAGCCTTTACCAGTCGAAACTACCGAGGAAGAGTACCATAATCTGTCATGCCTGACAGACACGGCAATTCGTGTGTCCTATCCGCATCCGAAGCCAACTACGGGGAACCTTCTTCCCACCGCTGCAGTGTGGAAAAGCAATCAGATGACGTGGAACCTTTATGCCGGCCAGGACAGTGAACAGGAATGGGCTGATGACGCTCGAGCAGCGGGAACAGATGACGGCGTGGCTTGGGGCGAAGGAGAGCATCGCCGCTGTCGAGTCGACTGTCGGCTGGCCATCAATCTCGAGCACCACGCCTCCCTGAGAGACGTCGCCCGTGACTTGGAGCGGAAAGCCAAGATTGGAAGCCGCCACATGGGTCAGACCCAGCAAGGCCCTATTATGCGGAGAATCAAGAAACGACAGAGTTTCGTACACCCCTGTGGAGTGCGCATAGATCTCACGGAAGTCTGCATCGACATGGGAGGAGGTGGAAGGGGATCcggaggaaaagggagacaacGCGTTTCTTACGAAGTCGAAACTGAGCTGAATGCCACACTCGTCCTTCAG GCAATTCAGTACAAGCAGGCGACTGGTGACAACTTgccgctgctttctctctgcgtgtcTTTTCTGACCGTTCTGGAGGACCTGTCTGTCCACCTCAACGCAGTGCTGATGGCTTCCTCGTCCACGTCGGGAATCCTCCCCCACTCCGCAGCTTCCGGTTTCTCAGGAGCAGCCGTGTTAGCAGATGGCCTCGACAGTAGTGAACCACGTTTCGCAGACTTGTCTCGCTGTttccctccgtctccttcggtTGCGTTGTTCAAAAGATACCTGTCGCCGTGTTTGCCACTTGTAGGGGACTACGGATTCCGAGCCGTTGCCCCCGCGCTTGCGCGGaagggcgaagaagagctggaGGACTACCTTTCCAAAATAAATGTCGATGAGCAGTCTCTCTACACAAATGACACA GTGACAATCGTCGGTCCGTGGGTGCCCTGTCTGAACGAGGAAGGCCGCTTGGAATTTGCTGTTCCGGTGGCTAGGCCGAATGTCAGCGTGGATGATCACAGCGACAAGATGGCGAGTTTGGTGGTGTCTGGAAGCTTTGCCTGA